In Halarcobacter bivalviorum, a genomic segment contains:
- a CDS encoding NifU family protein: protein MMPFSDEDLRPPVSNIIETRIAPMLARDGGAIELLDIIGGRVFVQLQGACVGCSASGSTLKFIVEKELKAAIHPDLQIVNVPQGMENNLQEL, encoded by the coding sequence ATGATGCCATTTTCTGATGAAGACTTAAGACCACCAGTAAGTAATATTATTGAAACAAGAATTGCTCCAATGCTTGCAAGAGATGGTGGCGCTATAGAGTTATTAGATATAATAGGTGGAAGAGTATTTGTACAGTTACAAGGTGCATGTGTAGGATGTAGTGCAAGTGGAAGTACACTAAAATTCATTGTAGAAAAAGAGTTAAAAGCTGCAATTCATCCTGACCTTCAAATTGTAAATGTACCACAAGGTATGGAAAATAATTTACAGGAGCTTTAA
- a CDS encoding UDP-N-acetylmuramoyl-L-alanyl-D-glutamate--2,6-diaminopimelate ligase: MQLIINNKIFTDNSNEAVKGTVFVLSKQNEKFKEAAIANGCEKIIKADELKNYFDMSSIKVIGITGTNGKTTTAAAIYSILLDLGYKVALQGTRGFFINDERVEEYSLTTPVQLGNFAHIQKAIENECQFFVMEVSSHAIEQKRIEGLEFELKIHTNITRDHLDYHKTIEEYINVKNSFFDDNSKKLINKDDKVVKFNPTNALTYSLDNPSTYKVNAYSFKNGTNVMFSKIEEMYSYSSTLMGIFNIYNLTAAIAAVDMVTSNSLDEICAVVENFAGVSGRMETISTKPFVIVDFAHTPDGMKEVYESFNHKNIITVFGAGGNRDKEKRALMGQIASKFAKTIIVTSDNPRFEDPDLIIEDICKGINNKNNLYIEVNRKEAIKKGIELARQDEDSVLLILGKGDEPYQIIYDQKMPLSDKEEVLKYL, translated from the coding sequence TTGCAATTAATCATAAATAATAAAATTTTCACAGATAATTCAAATGAAGCAGTAAAAGGAACAGTTTTTGTTCTTTCAAAACAAAATGAAAAGTTTAAAGAGGCTGCTATAGCAAATGGTTGTGAAAAGATAATTAAAGCAGATGAATTAAAAAACTATTTTGATATGAGTTCTATTAAAGTAATCGGTATTACTGGAACAAATGGTAAAACTACAACAGCGGCTGCTATTTATTCTATCCTTTTAGATTTAGGGTATAAAGTTGCCCTACAAGGAACAAGAGGATTTTTTATAAATGATGAGAGAGTAGAAGAGTACTCTTTAACAACTCCTGTTCAGCTTGGAAATTTTGCTCATATTCAAAAAGCAATTGAAAATGAGTGTCAGTTTTTTGTAATGGAAGTAAGTTCTCATGCTATTGAACAAAAAAGAATTGAGGGCTTAGAGTTTGAATTAAAAATTCATACAAATATTACAAGAGACCATTTAGATTATCACAAAACAATTGAAGAGTATATCAATGTTAAAAACTCTTTCTTTGATGATAATAGTAAAAAACTAATAAACAAAGATGATAAGGTAGTTAAGTTTAATCCAACAAATGCTTTAACTTACTCTTTAGATAATCCTTCAACTTATAAAGTAAATGCCTACTCTTTTAAAAATGGAACAAATGTAATGTTCTCTAAAATAGAAGAGATGTATTCGTATTCTTCTACTTTAATGGGTATTTTTAATATCTATAATTTAACAGCAGCAATTGCCGCAGTTGATATGGTTACAAGTAATAGTTTAGATGAGATATGTGCAGTTGTTGAAAATTTTGCGGGAGTTAGTGGAAGAATGGAAACAATTAGTACCAAGCCTTTTGTAATAGTTGATTTTGCACATACTCCTGATGGAATGAAAGAAGTATATGAAAGCTTCAATCATAAGAATATAATAACAGTATTTGGAGCAGGTGGGAATAGAGATAAAGAGAAAAGAGCACTTATGGGACAAATAGCTTCAAAGTTTGCAAAAACTATTATTGTAACTAGCGATAATCCTAGATTTGAAGACCCTGATTTAATTATTGAAGATATTTGTAAGGGTATTAACAATAAAAATAATCTTTATATTGAGGTAAATAGAAAAGAGGCTATTAAAAAAGGTATTGAACTTGCAAGACAAGATGAAGATTCAGTACTTTTAATCTTAGGAAAAGGTGATGAACCTTATCAAATTATTTATGACCAAAAAATGCCTTTAAG